From a single Nostoc sp. MS1 genomic region:
- a CDS encoding type II toxin-antitoxin system RelE/ParE family toxin, which yields MNNYSLSEVAIEDLNEICEYVARSNPKAASKLFDDIRAKCKLLASFPNNQSCG from the coding sequence ATGAATAATTATTCACTTTCAGAGGTAGCAATTGAAGATTTAAATGAAATTTGTGAATATGTTGCTCGGAGTAACCCAAAAGCAGCCTCTAAGCTTTTTGATGACATTCGTGCCAAGTGTAAACTGTTAGCTAGTTTCCCTAATAACCAAAGTTGCGGGTAA
- the guaA gene encoding glutamine-hydrolyzing GMP synthase, with amino-acid sequence MNTAVTLLTEQAPQPVEEFGRLERQIIVILDFGSQYSELIARRIRETQVYSEVLSYRTPAEQLRKLSPKGIILSGGPSSVYSDRAPHCDPEIWNLGIPVLGVCYGMQLMVNQLGGEVAKADRGEYGKAALYIDDPTDLLTNVEDGTTMWMSHGDSVTKMPPGFEVLAHTDNTPCAAVADHEKKLYGVQFHPEVVHSIGGLALIRNFVYHICECEPTWTTAAFVEESIREIRAKVGDKRVLLALSGGVDSSTLAFLLHKAIGDQLTCVFIDQGFMRKYEPERLVKLFQEQFHIPVEYVNARDRFLDIMVGVTDPEEKRRRIGHEFIRTFEETSKELGPFDYLAQGTLYPDVIESADTNVDPQTGERVAVKIKSHHNVGGLPKDLRFKLVEPLRKLFKDEVRKVGRSIGLPEEIVQRQPFPGPGLAIRILGEVTAERLNILRDADLIVRQEINQRGLYNEYWQAFAVLLPIRSVGVMGDQRTYAYPVVLRIVKSEDGMTADWARVPYDVLEAISNRIVNEVKGVNRVVFDITSKPPGTIEWE; translated from the coding sequence ATGAATACAGCGGTGACTCTACTAACCGAACAAGCCCCTCAACCAGTAGAAGAGTTCGGGCGGCTTGAGCGTCAAATCATTGTCATATTAGACTTCGGCTCTCAATATTCGGAACTGATTGCTCGGCGTATCCGCGAGACTCAAGTATACTCTGAGGTCTTGTCTTATCGCACCCCGGCAGAACAGTTGCGCAAACTTAGTCCCAAGGGAATCATTCTCTCTGGTGGCCCTAGTTCAGTTTATAGCGATCGCGCTCCCCATTGTGACCCAGAAATTTGGAATTTAGGTATTCCCGTTTTAGGTGTTTGCTATGGAATGCAGTTGATGGTCAATCAACTCGGTGGAGAAGTAGCCAAAGCTGACCGGGGTGAATACGGCAAAGCTGCATTATATATTGATGACCCCACAGACTTGTTAACAAACGTCGAAGATGGCACAACCATGTGGATGAGTCATGGCGACTCAGTGACAAAAATGCCTCCAGGCTTTGAGGTATTAGCACATACAGATAATACTCCCTGTGCCGCCGTTGCCGACCACGAGAAAAAGCTTTATGGTGTCCAGTTTCACCCGGAAGTAGTGCATTCAATTGGTGGTTTAGCCTTAATTCGCAACTTTGTTTATCACATCTGCGAGTGTGAACCCACCTGGACGACAGCCGCCTTTGTAGAAGAATCAATTCGGGAAATTCGGGCTAAGGTTGGAGATAAGCGAGTATTGTTGGCGCTTTCTGGTGGTGTGGATTCTTCTACCCTCGCCTTCTTACTGCACAAAGCCATTGGCGACCAGTTGACTTGTGTATTTATCGACCAAGGCTTTATGCGGAAGTATGAGCCGGAAAGGTTGGTGAAGTTGTTCCAAGAACAGTTTCACATTCCTGTGGAGTATGTTAACGCCCGCGATCGCTTTTTGGATATCATGGTCGGCGTTACAGACCCAGAAGAAAAACGCCGTCGAATCGGACACGAATTTATCCGCACATTTGAAGAAACATCCAAAGAACTTGGCCCCTTTGACTATCTGGCTCAAGGTACACTTTACCCAGATGTCATCGAATCAGCCGATACTAATGTTGATCCCCAAACCGGTGAACGGGTAGCAGTAAAAATTAAAAGCCATCACAACGTCGGTGGATTACCCAAAGACTTGAGATTTAAACTAGTCGAACCTCTGCGGAAATTATTTAAAGATGAAGTACGTAAGGTTGGACGATCTATTGGCTTACCAGAAGAAATTGTTCAACGCCAACCATTCCCCGGCCCTGGTTTAGCTATTCGCATTTTGGGAGAAGTCACCGCCGAAAGATTAAACATTCTCCGCGATGCTGATTTAATTGTGCGCCAGGAAATTAACCAACGTGGTTTGTATAACGAATATTGGCAAGCATTCGCAGTATTATTACCAATTCGTAGCGTAGGTGTAATGGGTGATCAACGCACCTATGCTTACCCAGTTGTATTGCGTATTGTCAAGAGCGAAGATGGTATGACTGCTGACTGGGCGCGTGTACCTTATGATGTGCTTGAGGCAATTTCTAACAGAATTGTCAACGAAGTCAAAGGTGTTAACCGCGTGGTGTTTGATATTACCTCTAAGCCACCCGGAACCATAGAATGGGAATAA
- the rpsU gene encoding 30S ribosomal protein S21: protein MTQVVLGENEGIESALRRFKREVSKAGIFQDMRKKRHFETPLEKEKRKAVARHKQNRRNHTRFR from the coding sequence ATGACACAAGTAGTTTTAGGAGAGAATGAAGGAATTGAGTCAGCGTTACGGAGGTTTAAACGGGAAGTTTCCAAAGCTGGAATTTTCCAAGATATGAGAAAAAAGCGCCACTTTGAAACACCGTTAGAAAAAGAAAAGCGTAAAGCAGTGGCCAGACATAAACAAAATCGTCGAAACCACACTCGCTTCAGATAA
- a CDS encoding Calvin cycle protein CP12 has translation MTDTQAKGLQDQIQEEVEQARAVCDASGSNSAECAAAWDAVEELQAEASHQRLEKKKNSLEQYCDDNPEAAECRVYDE, from the coding sequence ATGACTGATACTCAAGCAAAAGGTCTTCAAGACCAAATCCAGGAAGAAGTAGAACAAGCTCGTGCCGTCTGTGATGCTTCAGGTAGCAACTCAGCCGAATGTGCTGCGGCTTGGGATGCAGTTGAAGAACTGCAAGCTGAAGCTTCCCACCAGCGCCTAGAAAAGAAAAAAAATTCTCTAGAACAGTACTGTGATGATAATCCAGAAGCTGCTGAGTGCCGCGTTTATGATGAATAA
- the cbiD gene encoding cobalt-precorrin-5B (C(1))-methyltransferase CbiD encodes MTNSGYTLPVFACAAAIAALHWLRQRQPVKVVSVDLIEPARFAEIPVEQVAGLSENMALAITRSDPGDNLDLTRDTPIWALVEWGGVEGEQITIKGGEGIGKQTNANNQAAIYSYAKKLLRENLTRLLSADERIIVTIILPEGRSLAVRTSNSAFGVVEGLSLLGTTGISQPLSSPAQLDAFLSELQQKASLFTSLVFCIGENGLDLARKIGINPEKLVKTANWLGPMLVEADALGVQEILLFGYHGKLMKLAAGIFHTHHHLADGRREVLAAHCALAGLSPQDIEVVFHSPTAEAALKHLKSLDDSTGSDWINRVYSAIAETIDVRSQEYIQSHSSRGQDTTICGSILFDRDRKIIVKSKTACNLMGNLC; translated from the coding sequence ATGACTAATTCCGGCTATACTTTACCTGTTTTTGCTTGTGCGGCTGCAATTGCAGCTTTGCATTGGTTACGTCAGCGTCAACCTGTAAAAGTTGTGTCGGTTGATTTGATTGAACCTGCACGATTTGCGGAAATACCTGTGGAACAGGTGGCAGGTTTATCAGAAAATATGGCTTTGGCTATTACTCGATCTGATCCGGGTGATAATCTTGATTTAACAAGAGATACACCGATTTGGGCTTTGGTGGAATGGGGCGGTGTTGAGGGTGAACAAATAACTATTAAGGGCGGCGAAGGTATTGGCAAGCAAACCAACGCTAATAACCAAGCTGCTATTTATAGTTATGCTAAAAAATTATTGCGAGAAAATTTAACTAGATTACTAAGCGCAGACGAAAGAATTATTGTTACTATTATCTTACCGGAAGGGCGATCGCTCGCGGTGCGTACTTCCAATTCTGCTTTCGGGGTTGTGGAAGGATTGTCTTTACTCGGAACCACAGGTATTTCTCAACCTTTGAGTTCCCCAGCCCAACTTGATGCTTTTTTGAGCGAATTGCAACAAAAAGCTAGTTTATTTACAAGTTTGGTATTTTGCATTGGCGAGAATGGTTTAGATTTGGCAAGAAAAATTGGCATTAATCCTGAGAAATTAGTGAAAACTGCAAATTGGCTAGGGCCGATGTTAGTCGAAGCTGATGCCTTGGGTGTCCAGGAAATTTTGTTATTTGGCTATCATGGGAAGTTAATGAAACTAGCCGCAGGGATTTTTCACACCCACCATCACCTAGCTGATGGACGGCGAGAAGTTTTAGCGGCACACTGTGCTTTAGCAGGTTTGAGTCCACAAGATATAGAAGTTGTGTTTCACTCTCCGACGGCTGAAGCTGCACTCAAACACCTCAAATCCTTAGATGATTCTACAGGTAGTGATTGGATAAATCGAGTTTATAGCGCGATCGCCGAAACTATCGACGTGCGTAGTCAAGAATATATTCAAAGTCATAGCAGCAGAGGTCAAGATACCACAATCTGCGGCTCGATTTTGTTTGACCGCGATCGCAAAATTATTGTGAAGAGCAAAACTGCTTGTAACTTAATGGGAAATTTATGTTAA
- the rsmI gene encoding 16S rRNA (cytidine(1402)-2'-O)-methyltransferase, translated as MQTDPKPSTLYIVGTPIGNLEDITFRAVRILQNVDLIAAEDTRHTGKLLQHLQVKTPQISYHEHNRTSRIPELLEYLHSGKAIALVSDAGMPGISDPGYELVKACVEAGISVVPIPGASAAITALSAAGLPTDRFVFEGFLPTKSQQRREYLEVLDTESRTLIFYESPHRLRETLQDLAEVWGSDRQIVLARELTKLYEEFWRGSIEDAIAHYQQREPQGEYTILVAGKPPSQTQLTEEQLKSELQQLISQGISRSQASRQLAKYTSLNRRQVYQLALSIVVDTEDAQ; from the coding sequence ATGCAGACAGATCCCAAACCAAGCACACTATATATAGTTGGTACACCGATTGGTAATTTGGAGGATATCACCTTTCGGGCGGTGCGGATTTTGCAAAATGTAGATTTGATTGCGGCGGAAGATACCCGCCACACGGGGAAGTTACTTCAACATTTGCAAGTGAAAACACCGCAAATCAGTTACCATGAGCATAATCGTACCAGTCGTATCCCAGAATTATTAGAGTATTTGCACAGTGGTAAAGCGATCGCTTTGGTGAGTGATGCAGGTATGCCGGGAATTTCTGACCCTGGTTACGAACTGGTTAAAGCTTGTGTTGAAGCGGGAATATCTGTAGTGCCTATTCCTGGTGCAAGTGCAGCAATTACAGCCTTAAGTGCGGCTGGACTACCAACAGATAGGTTTGTGTTTGAGGGTTTTCTCCCAACTAAGAGTCAACAAAGACGAGAATATTTAGAGGTTTTAGATACAGAAAGCCGTACTTTAATTTTCTATGAATCGCCGCATCGTTTACGAGAAACTTTACAAGATTTAGCAGAAGTCTGGGGAAGCGATCGCCAAATTGTTCTGGCAAGGGAGTTAACTAAATTATATGAGGAATTTTGGCGGGGGAGTATTGAGGATGCGATCGCCCATTATCAACAACGAGAACCCCAAGGCGAATATACAATCTTAGTAGCAGGAAAACCACCCAGCCAAACTCAACTTACAGAAGAACAATTAAAATCCGAATTGCAACAATTAATTAGTCAAGGAATATCGCGTTCTCAAGCCAGCCGTCAACTAGCAAAATACACTTCCTTAAACCGTCGCCAAGTTTATCAACTAGCACTTTCTATAGTTGTGGATACTGAAGATGCGCAATAA
- a CDS encoding sugar kinase, translated as MTNHGLFVGLVTLDFIYLAESAPQNNQKLVATDYTVAAGGPATNAAVTFSYLGNQATVLGVVGSHPMTQLIRSDLEKYQVAIADLDPTINTPPPVSSIIVTQSTGERAVISINAVKTQADGESIPADILDNIDIVLIDGHQMSVGYVIAQMAKTKNIPVVIDGGSWKPGFNQILPLVDYAVCSANFYPPSCSSSEEVFTYLYGLGIPHIAITHGEKSIEYLNSGQRGTVVVPSITPVDTLGAGDIFHGAFCHYILQNYTSSSSISHFPEALEKASKIAANACKLFGTRRWMDVK; from the coding sequence ATGACAAATCATGGTTTATTCGTGGGTTTGGTGACATTAGATTTTATCTATTTAGCTGAATCTGCGCCTCAAAATAATCAAAAATTAGTGGCGACTGACTACACTGTAGCAGCAGGCGGCCCTGCTACTAACGCGGCTGTGACTTTTAGTTATTTAGGTAATCAAGCTACTGTTTTGGGTGTGGTTGGTTCGCATCCAATGACGCAACTAATTCGGAGTGATTTGGAAAAATATCAAGTTGCGATCGCTGACCTTGATCCTACTATTAATACACCACCGCCTGTATCTTCAATTATTGTCACCCAGTCTACGGGAGAACGGGCTGTTATTTCTATCAATGCTGTCAAAACTCAAGCCGATGGTGAATCTATCCCAGCAGATATTTTAGATAATATTGATATCGTGCTAATTGATGGGCATCAAATGAGTGTAGGTTATGTCATAGCGCAAATGGCTAAAACCAAAAATATACCTGTGGTAATTGATGGTGGTAGTTGGAAACCTGGATTTAATCAAATCTTACCATTAGTTGATTATGCCGTTTGCTCTGCTAATTTTTATCCTCCTAGCTGTAGTTCTAGTGAGGAGGTTTTCACCTATCTCTACGGCTTGGGTATTCCCCACATCGCCATTACCCACGGTGAAAAATCTATTGAATATCTAAATAGCGGTCAACGTGGTACTGTAGTTGTACCTTCTATTACACCAGTTGACACACTAGGGGCTGGAGACATTTTTCACGGTGCTTTTTGCCATTACATATTACAAAATTACACCTCATCTTCCTCCATTTCCCATTTCCCCGAAGCCTTAGAGAAAGCTAGTAAAATTGCTGCTAATGCTTGTAAACTTTTTGGTACGCGCCGTTGGATGGATGTAAAATGA
- a CDS encoding Uma2 family endonuclease, whose product MSVTEDFVTQENVIFPPGDIYSDEPPLESSLHLQQLILLLKCLEWWWQDRQDFFAAGNLTIYYSPNQRKSENFRGPDFFVVLGIQRRPRKSWVVWQEDGKYPNVIVEVLSDSTATTDRDLKKQIYQDTFRTPEYFWFDPDTLEFAGFVLMAGKYQPIEANSQGWLWSQQLELYLGIYQRTLRFYTAEGELVTTPEETAQQEKERADQERERADREKERSDRLMAKLRELNIDPDTI is encoded by the coding sequence ATGTCTGTCACTGAAGATTTTGTTACCCAAGAAAATGTTATTTTTCCTCCAGGAGATATATACAGTGACGAGCCGCCTTTGGAAAGTTCTTTACATCTACAACAATTAATACTGCTACTGAAGTGTTTAGAATGGTGGTGGCAAGACCGCCAAGATTTTTTTGCTGCTGGTAATCTGACTATTTACTATAGCCCGAATCAACGTAAGTCAGAAAATTTTCGCGGCCCAGATTTTTTTGTAGTTCTGGGAATCCAACGCCGTCCGCGTAAAAGTTGGGTTGTTTGGCAAGAAGATGGCAAGTATCCTAATGTAATTGTAGAAGTGTTATCAGACTCAACTGCCACCACTGATAGGGATTTAAAAAAGCAAATTTATCAAGACACATTCCGTACACCAGAGTATTTCTGGTTTGACCCAGATACTCTAGAGTTTGCTGGCTTTGTGTTGATGGCTGGTAAGTATCAACCAATCGAAGCAAATTCCCAAGGTTGGTTATGGAGTCAGCAACTAGAGTTATATTTAGGGATTTATCAGCGAACTTTACGGTTCTATACTGCTGAAGGGGAGTTAGTTACCACACCGGAAGAAACTGCACAGCAAGAAAAAGAACGTGCTGACCAAGAAAGGGAACGTGCTGACAGAGAAAAAGAACGCAGCGATCGCTTGATGGCGAAGCTGCGAGAATTGAATATAGATCCAGATACAATTTAA
- a CDS encoding 3'(2'),5'-bisphosphate nucleotidase CysQ, whose translation MKDLQEILAIARTVGWGAAEILQSYYHGTAEDTNLDVQYKQNEPVTVADVKVSQYILHELQAALGTEEFAYISEETYKSGFNHNTTDWVWIIDPLDGTRDFIEKTGDYAVHIALVKEHRPVLAVVAIPEARKLYYAIKNGGTFVETRTDSHPLQISFNQTSKRLEDLTIVVSRSHRNQRLEYLLTHLPIHHQKSVGSVGCKIATILEQQADLYISLSGKSAPKDWDIAAPELILTEAGGKFTYFDGTSLQYNTGDINQWGGLLASNDQYHEKLCQEAEKLLVQFET comes from the coding sequence ATGAAAGACTTACAAGAAATACTGGCGATCGCTCGTACTGTTGGGTGGGGTGCAGCCGAAATATTACAATCCTACTATCACGGCACAGCAGAAGATACAAATCTTGATGTGCAGTATAAGCAAAATGAGCCTGTGACAGTTGCCGATGTCAAAGTCAGCCAATATATCTTACACGAACTACAAGCAGCTTTAGGAACAGAAGAGTTTGCTTACATTAGTGAAGAAACGTATAAATCAGGATTTAATCACAATACAACCGATTGGGTGTGGATAATCGACCCATTAGACGGGACACGCGACTTTATTGAAAAAACTGGAGACTATGCGGTTCACATTGCTTTAGTTAAAGAACATCGGCCAGTTTTAGCAGTAGTAGCCATCCCAGAAGCAAGAAAATTGTATTACGCAATTAAAAATGGTGGTACATTTGTAGAAACTCGCACAGATTCGCATCCATTACAAATATCATTTAACCAGACAAGTAAGCGTCTAGAAGACTTAACAATAGTTGTCAGCCGTTCTCACCGTAATCAGAGATTAGAGTATTTATTAACACATTTACCTATCCATCATCAGAAATCTGTAGGTAGCGTAGGTTGCAAAATCGCCACCATCTTAGAACAACAAGCCGACCTTTACATTTCGCTTTCAGGTAAGTCTGCACCTAAAGACTGGGACATAGCAGCACCAGAATTAATTTTAACAGAAGCAGGCGGTAAATTCACATACTTTGACGGTACTTCATTACAATACAATACAGGGGATATTAATCAGTGGGGTGGTTTACTAGCTAGTAACGACCAGTATCATGAAAAACTGTGCCAAGAAGCGGAAAAATTGTTAGTACAATTTGAGACGTGA
- a CDS encoding RNA recognition motif domain-containing protein gives MSIYIGNLSYQVTEEDLKLAFAEYGKVSRVQLPTDRETGRPRGFAFVEMETEAQETAAIEALDGAEWMGRDLKVNKAKPREERSAPRGGGGGGWGNNNRGGGNRRSY, from the coding sequence ATGTCAATTTACATCGGTAACTTATCCTACCAAGTTACAGAAGAAGACCTAAAGCTGGCCTTCGCAGAGTACGGAAAAGTTAGCCGCGTTCAGTTACCAACCGACCGTGAAACAGGTCGTCCTCGTGGTTTTGCTTTTGTGGAAATGGAAACAGAAGCTCAAGAGACTGCTGCCATTGAAGCACTTGATGGTGCTGAATGGATGGGGCGCGATTTAAAAGTAAATAAAGCTAAACCCCGTGAAGAAAGAAGCGCTCCCCGTGGTGGTGGTGGCGGCGGTTGGGGTAATAATAACCGTGGTGGTGGTAATCGCCGCAGTTACTAA
- a CDS encoding DUF3177 family protein → MQNGVWFRQLVWIDYRLAVLFLMLIPLILLIWAYVQQAEGIQKLLTIYWRVSSLLVVTIYLMIAQYPVSFISGLIGQILIPISLWFWVDLNDEIEYQPSGALKLAFASWRWAVTIYSILGTIAFIPFVGCAFSGNVGQNPTCSVWFEAPLVYKDYFHFNSKPGFLGFLGIVGLIIYVLYLTYFVLVKLGKQGRSATPQ, encoded by the coding sequence ATGCAAAATGGCGTTTGGTTTCGTCAGTTAGTCTGGATTGATTACCGTCTGGCAGTATTATTTTTGATGCTTATTCCCTTAATTCTGTTGATTTGGGCTTATGTGCAACAAGCAGAGGGAATACAAAAGTTATTAACTATTTACTGGCGAGTCTCCAGCCTATTAGTAGTCACTATCTATTTAATGATTGCTCAGTATCCAGTGAGTTTTATCTCTGGCTTAATTGGACAAATCCTCATTCCCATCTCTCTGTGGTTTTGGGTGGATCTCAATGATGAAATTGAGTATCAACCAAGTGGAGCCTTAAAACTCGCTTTTGCTTCTTGGCGTTGGGCTGTTACTATTTATTCTATTTTAGGAACTATAGCTTTCATTCCTTTTGTGGGTTGTGCTTTTTCTGGGAATGTTGGGCAGAATCCTACTTGTAGTGTCTGGTTTGAAGCGCCCTTAGTGTATAAAGATTACTTCCACTTCAATAGCAAACCCGGTTTTCTCGGTTTTTTGGGTATCGTTGGTTTAATCATATATGTACTATACCTTACTTACTTTGTATTAGTTAAGCTCGGCAAGCAGGGACGCTCGGCTACACCACAGTAA
- a CDS encoding metallophosphoesterase family protein encodes MVLNFRFAVVSDLHIALSHTIWDHPSRFHLVEVGIPAFESAIEHLTQLDLDFLLLPGDLTQHGEPENHIWLQQRLSKLPFPTYVVPGNHDVPVVAANQQSIAFADFPKYYRKFGYQDTNELYYTQQLLPGVRLIGLNSNFFNEEGQQVGRLDTQQLQWLEDVLAAAVDELVLVMVHHNVVEHLPHQSRHPMASRYMLENAPEVVQLLQRYGVNLVFTGHLHVQDVACADGVYDITTGSLVSYPHPYRVLEFHRDRQGKEWLQILSHRVQSVPDFPNLQQLSREWMGDRSFPFLVKLLTLSPLNLPLAQAQELAPTLRDFWATIADGDAVLDYPHFPQKIRHYIQTYSAATLIDNNSTLLLDRVGSRELGVGSGELGVGSWEWGEMRK; translated from the coding sequence ATGGTGCTAAATTTTCGCTTTGCTGTAGTCAGCGACTTACACATCGCGCTTTCTCACACAATCTGGGATCATCCTAGCCGATTTCACTTGGTAGAAGTGGGTATCCCAGCTTTTGAAAGCGCCATAGAACATTTAACACAACTTGATTTAGATTTTCTTTTACTCCCAGGAGATTTAACTCAACACGGCGAACCAGAAAACCATATCTGGTTGCAACAACGCTTATCTAAATTACCTTTTCCAACTTACGTTGTACCGGGTAATCATGACGTTCCTGTAGTAGCGGCGAATCAACAATCAATTGCTTTTGCTGATTTTCCGAAGTATTACCGCAAGTTTGGTTATCAAGATACTAATGAACTTTACTATACCCAGCAATTATTACCTGGAGTCAGGTTAATTGGATTAAATTCTAACTTCTTTAATGAAGAAGGTCAGCAAGTGGGGCGTTTAGATACCCAACAACTGCAATGGTTAGAAGATGTACTAGCCGCAGCAGTTGATGAGTTGGTATTAGTGATGGTGCATCACAACGTAGTGGAACATTTGCCCCATCAATCTCGCCACCCGATGGCATCCCGCTATATGTTGGAAAATGCACCAGAAGTAGTGCAACTATTACAACGTTATGGGGTAAACCTAGTATTTACTGGTCACTTACACGTCCAAGATGTGGCTTGTGCTGATGGTGTGTATGATATTACAACAGGCTCTTTAGTCAGCTATCCTCACCCTTATCGAGTTTTAGAGTTCCATCGCGATCGTCAGGGTAAAGAATGGTTGCAAATCCTGTCCCATCGAGTCCAATCAGTCCCAGATTTTCCTAACTTACAACAATTATCACGGGAGTGGATGGGCGATCGCTCCTTTCCCTTTTTAGTCAAACTACTTACCCTCTCTCCCCTCAACTTACCATTAGCCCAAGCCCAAGAACTAGCACCAACCTTGCGTGACTTTTGGGCAACCATCGCCGATGGTGATGCAGTATTAGACTACCCGCACTTTCCCCAAAAAATACGCCATTACATCCAAACCTACAGCGCCGCCACTTTGATTGATAACAATAGCACGCTGTTGTTGGACAGGGTGGGAAGTCGGGAGTTGGGAGTTGGGAGTGGGGAGTTGGGAGTTGGGAGTTGGGAGTGGGGGGAGATGAGGAAGTAG
- a CDS encoding transposase, translating into MAHNIRIFNAKLIQSEEYRGYIASKKRYFYGVRVQLLTTKTGIPVEFVFMPASATDIRGLGALPLNLLPGSQVYADCAYLDYTVEDDLIETSQISMQVMRKINSKRQDAPWIQYIKQSIRHYIETVFSGITRRFHKSIHAVTFEGFLLKLQAFIFAYTLQQAFID; encoded by the coding sequence GTGGCTCATAATATTCGCATCTTTAATGCGAAATTGATTCAATCAGAAGAATATCGGGGTTATATTGCATCGAAGAAACGTTATTTTTATGGAGTGAGAGTACAGTTATTAACCACCAAAACAGGTATTCCGGTGGAATTTGTGTTCATGCCAGCTAGCGCGACAGATATACGGGGATTGGGAGCTTTACCCTTGAATTTACTACCAGGGAGCCAAGTTTATGCCGATTGTGCCTATCTTGATTACACTGTAGAAGATGACTTGATTGAAACTAGTCAAATCTCGATGCAAGTCATGCGAAAAATTAACTCTAAACGCCAAGATGCACCGTGGATTCAATACATTAAACAGTCTATTCGTCATTACATTGAAACTGTATTTAGCGGCATTACTAGGCGCTTTCACAAATCTATTCATGCGGTAACATTTGAAGGGTTTTTACTGAAGTTACAAGCTTTTATTTTTGCTTATACTCTGCAACAAGCTTTTATTGACTAA
- a CDS encoding FIST N-terminal domain-containing protein translates to MADRMQWANALSTRPSLEAAITDVVQRATSSLTAPADLGIVFISSAFASEYSRVLPLLAEKLSVPVLIGCSGGGVIGTGATGQTQELEAQAAISLTLAHLPGVNLQVFHVVGEELPDLDSPPDTWINLIGLPPSPTPQFILLSSAFSSGINDLLQGLDFAYPGSVILGGQASAGGMGSRLALFCNGSLYREGTVGLALSGNIVLETIVAQGCRPIGEPMQVTKSERNIILELDEKVPLVVLRDLIASLSEQERALAQHSLFVGVAMDEFKLSLQQGDFLIRSILGVDPAGGAIAIGDLVRPGQRLQFHLRDAQASAEELQFLLERYQTQPQFDNSAVGALMFSCVGRGEGLYGKPNFDSELFKRYIQDIPVGGFFCGGEIGPVGGRTFLHGYTSVFGICRESGDS, encoded by the coding sequence ATGGCAGACCGAATGCAGTGGGCAAATGCCCTATCAACCCGCCCTTCTTTAGAAGCAGCTATTACAGATGTAGTACAACGGGCTACCTCATCATTAACAGCGCCTGCGGATTTGGGGATAGTGTTCATTTCTTCTGCTTTTGCTAGTGAGTATTCGCGGGTTTTACCGCTTTTGGCTGAAAAACTTTCTGTACCCGTGTTGATTGGGTGTAGTGGTGGTGGTGTAATTGGGACGGGTGCTACTGGGCAAACTCAAGAACTAGAAGCCCAAGCAGCAATTAGTTTAACTCTGGCACACTTACCAGGTGTAAATTTACAGGTATTTCATGTTGTGGGCGAGGAATTACCCGATTTAGATAGTCCTCCAGATACGTGGATTAATTTGATTGGCTTACCACCATCACCAACGCCTCAGTTTATTTTGCTATCAAGTGCTTTCTCGTCAGGAATTAATGATTTATTACAAGGGCTAGATTTTGCTTATCCCGGTTCAGTAATTTTAGGTGGACAAGCTAGCGCCGGGGGAATGGGTAGCCGTTTGGCTTTGTTTTGTAATGGTAGCCTGTACCGTGAGGGTACGGTGGGTTTGGCGTTGAGTGGCAACATTGTTTTAGAAACTATCGTGGCGCAGGGATGTAGGCCAATTGGTGAACCAATGCAAGTCACGAAATCTGAACGCAATATTATTTTGGAATTGGATGAAAAAGTGCCGTTGGTGGTGTTGCGAGATTTAATTGCCAGCTTGAGTGAACAAGAACGCGCTTTAGCACAGCACTCTCTGTTTGTTGGTGTGGCGATGGATGAATTTAAGCTATCTCTACAGCAAGGAGACTTCCTCATTCGTAGTATTTTAGGGGTAGATCCTGCCGGTGGTGCGATCGCTATCGGTGATCTCGTCCGTCCTGGCCAACGCCTACAATTCCACCTGCGAGATGCTCAAGCCTCCGCCGAAGAACTACAATTTCTTTTAGAACGGTATCAAACACAGCCTCAATTCGACAACTCTGCTGTCGGCGCTTTGATGTTTTCCTGTGTAGGACGCGGTGAAGGACTCTACGGCAAACCTAACTTTGATTCTGAGCTATTTAAACGCTACATCCAAGATATTCCAGTCGGTGGCTTTTTCTGTGGTGGCGAAATCGGCCCAGTCGGTGGTAGAACTTTTCTACATGGTTACACATCCGTCTTTGGGATTTGCCGAGAGTCAGGAGACAGTTGA